From the genome of Lentisphaerota bacterium:
GCTCAGGAGGATCGCATCCTCGAAGTTGTAGCCGCTCCAAGGCATGAACGCCACCCGCAGGTTCTTTCCGAGCGCGAGCTCGCCGTCCTGGGTCGCCGGCCCGTCGGCCAGCACATCGCCGCGCTTGACCGGCTGCCCGACCTTGACGATCGGCTTCTGATTGAAGCAGGTGCCCGCGTTCGAGCGGCGGAACTTCTGCAACACCGCGCGCTGCACCCCTTTGGCGGCCTTCTGCCGGTTGGCCGGCAGCCTGCCGTCCTCGGTCACCACGATCTCGTTGGCCGAGACGTAGGCGACGACGCCCGGCTGCTCAGCCACGATCGTCACGCGTGAGTCTGTGGCCGCGCGCAGCTCCAAACCGGTCGCCACATAGGGCCGCTCGGTCCGCAGCAGGGGCACCGCCTGGCGCATCATGTTGGCGCCCATCAACGCGCGGTTGGCATCGTCGTGTTCGAGGAAGGGGATCAGCCCCGCAGCAATGGAAATCACCTGCATCGGCGAGACGTCCATGTACTGAACCTTCGCCGGCGCCACTTCAAAGAAGTCGGCCATGTAGCGAACGTTGACCTTGGTCTCGGTCAGTCGGCCATCGGCCGCCAGCACGCTGTTGGCCTGGGCAATGACGAATTTTTCCTCTTTATCGGCCGACAGGTAATGGACCTCGTCGGTCACATGCCCATCGCGCACCACCCGGTAGGGGCTCTCGATAAATCCGAAGTCGTTGATCTGCGCATAGATGCCCAGTGATGAAATCAGCCCGATGTTCGGCCCTTCCGGGGTCTCAATCGGGCAGATGCGGCCGTAGTGCGAGCTGTGAACGTCACGCACTTCGAAACCGGCGCGCTCGCGGCTCAAGCCGCCGGGGCCCAACGCGGACAACCGGCGCTTGTGGGCCAGCCCGCTCAGCGGATTGGTCATATCCATGAACTGGCTGAGCTGGCTGCGGCCAAAAAAGTCCTGCACCACGGCCGAGAGAGACTTGCTGTTGACCAGGCGGGCTGGCGCGAGCACACCCGTCGCCGGGTCGAACAGCGTCATCCGTTCACGAATCAGCCGCTCGGTGCGGGCCAGGCCCACGCGGCACTGGTTTTCCAGCAGCTCGCCGGCCGTGCGGATGCGCCGGTTGCCGAGGTGGTCAATGTCGTCGACCGTCTGCCGCTCCATGTGGATGTCGAGCAGCAGGCGAATCGCCTCGATCACATCAATTCCCGTCTCGTCTAAAATGCGCAAGTCTGCCGGGATCTTGTCGGTCAGATTGAGCTTCTGGTTGATCTTGTGGCGGCCGACGCGCCCGAGGTCGTAGCGGCGCGGATCAAAGAAAAGCCGCTTGAGCAACTGCTTGGCATTGGACGCCGTGGCCGGGTCGCCGGGACGGAGGCGCTTGTAGATGTCCTTCAGCGCATCTTCCTCGGTGTGGGTCTGGTCCACCTGAAGCGTCCGGATGAACGTCCCCTCATCCCACGAGATGTCCACCACATCGACGGAGGTGAAGGACGCCGCCGCCATCTGCACGAGCACCGCATCGGTCACCGGATCGTACCGGCGGGCGAGGACCGCCTGCGAGTCCATGTCGATGACGTCGTCTTTGAAACAATAGTTGGCGAGCGTGTCCGAACCGGCCGCCTTCTTGACGTCCAGTTTCTTAAACGTGTAGAACAGCTTAAGCAGTTGTTCGTCCGTCCCGTAGCCAAGGGCTCGGAGAAAGGTGGTCGTGTGGAACTTGCGGCGGCGGCGGCGGCGGTCCAGATACACCCACATCACCTCGTTGGTGTCAAATTGGATCTCAATCCACGACCCACGGTCGGGGATCAGGCGCACGGAGTAGAGGGTCTGGCCGTTCGGATGAGTTGCTTTCTCACAGCAAATGCCGGGGGAGCGGTGGAGCTGGCTCACGATCACGCGCTCGGCGCCATTGACGATGAATGCGCCGTCCGGGGTCATGAGCGGGATTTCGCCCATGTAGACGTCCTCCTCCCGGATCTCGTCGCCGTCCTTGAGGCGGAAGGTCGCGTGCAGGGGCGCCGCATACGTCACGCCGCGGCTCAGCGCCTCGAGGGCGGACACCTTGGGATCGGAAAACTCATACTTCACGAAATCGAGCGTGTACCGGCCGTCATAGCTGTCAATCGGGAAGACTTCCTTGAAAATGCCGTTCAGCCCCTTGATATCCCGCTTGCCGGAAGGGACGTCGGCCTGCAGGAAGTCTTTGTAGGACCGGGTCTGGATGTCAATCAGGTCCGGCGGTAGCACAACCGCCTTCAACTTGCCGAATTCCTTGCGTTCAACCATGGTAAATGCCTCTTTGTTTTCGTCAAGGTGAGACGACGCCTGCGGCCGGTGCGCGGAAAAGAAAGAAAGGCCTGAAACCGCCCGGTCGTCACACAGGCGGTCCCAGGTTTCGTCACGTCAACGTGTTACTTCACGTCAACTTTTGCGCCGGCCTTTTCAAGCTGTTCCTTCAGCTTGGCCGCCTCTTCCTTGGTCACGCCGGCCTTCACAGTCTTCGGCGCGCCCTCGACAAGGTCCTTGGCGTCCTTCAGGCCCAGACCGGTGATCGTGCGCACCTCCTTGATGGCGCCGATCTTGTTCGCGCCGGCATCCACGAGGATGACGTCAAACTCGGTCTTCTCTTCCACCACGGCGGCGGCGGCGGCGGGGGCGGCGGCGGCAGCCACGGGAGCAGCGGCGCTCACACCCAGACGCTCTTCGAGGGTTTTCACCAGCTTGGACAGCTCGAGGACCGTCAGGCCCTCGATCCAGGTGACAAATTCATCAAACTTCGGATTGGTATCGCTCATGGTTTCCTTTTTCTTTCTGCAACCTCACGCGCAGGGCGCGTGCGGTGTACTGTGTGCCAGGCCGCCCGGACACCCGTCCGTCCGACCTGAGCGGAGTTTTACGCCGCGTTGTTCTTCTTGTCTTCGATCGCCTTCAAGACGTACAGCAGGCTGCACACCTTCTGGCTGAACACGCCAACCAATTGCGACATCGGCGCAGCCAGTGTTCCCGCCACCATGGCGTACAACACGCGCCGGGGCGGAATCGTGGTCAACGCGTCAACATCGCCAGCTGTGAGGCGCTTGCCGTCGAGGCAGGCGCCCTTGACTGAGGCCTTGTCGTGCGTCTTGATGAACGCGACCAACATCTTGGCGACCTCGGCGACATCGCCGGTTCCGGTCACCATCGCCGTCGGACCCGTCAAATAAGGCGTCACGTCCTCCCAGCCCAGCGACTGGGTCGCCTTGCCGAGATAGGTGTTTTTGACAACCATGACGCGGGACTTCAACGGCGCGAGCGTCGTGCGCAGCGCCGTCAGTTCCGCGACCTGCAGACCGCCGTAATTCATCACGAACGCGAAATCCGCTTCCTGCAGACGCGTGGTGACTTCCTCAAGAATGGATTCTTTTTCAGCTCTCATGTGACGTTACTCCTTGATGTCGACGCGGACGCCGACACCCATCGTCGAACACAGCGTGCAGGAACGGAAGAAGGTGCCCTTGGCGCCGGCCGGCCGCTCCGCCCGAAGGGCTTCCAAAACCGCATGCACGTTGCCGACGATCTTGTCGGCGTCGAAACTCCGCTTGCCGCAGAGCACGCACACGTTGCCGTTGCGGTCCATGCGAAACTCGACCTTGCCGCCCTTGGCCGCCGTCACCGCCGGGCCGACATCGTCGGTAACCGTGCCGGTCTTGGGGTTGGGCATCAGGCCGCGGGGACCGAGGACGCGCCCGAGCTTGCGGACCTCCTTCATCGCGTCGGTCGTCGAAATCGCCACATCAAAATCGGTCCAGCCGCTCTTGACTTTCTCGATCAGGTCGTCATAACCCGCCTCGTCGGCGCCTGCGGCCCGCGCGGCGTCGGCCTGGGCACCCGCCGCGAAGACGATCACGCGCAGCTTCTTGCCCGTGCCGTTCGGCAGACTCACCGTGCCCCGCACGGTCTGATCGGATTTCGATGTGTCCACGCCCAGCCGCAAGGCCAGCTCGACCGTTTCGTCGAACTTCGCCGCCGGGTTGGCCTTGATGAACGCCACCGCCTGCTCCAGAGTCACCGGAGCCGTGGGGGCCTTCTCCTTGATGCTGCGATACTGTTTTCCATGCTTTGCCATAGCGCGTCACCCCTTAGTCTACGATCTCCACGCCCATGCTGCGCGCGGTGCCTTCGACCATCCGCATCGCCGCCGCTTCGTTCGATGCGTTCAGGTCCTGCATCTTCAGCTTCACGATCTCACGGACCTGGTCGCGGGTGACGGTGCCGACCTTGTCACGGTTCGGAACGCCCGATCCCTTGGCGAGGTTGCCGAATTTCTTCAGCAGCGCCGACGCCGGCGGGCTCTTCATGATGAAGGTAAAACTGCGGTCCTGATAGACCGTGATCACCACGGGGATGATCATGCCTCCCTTGTCTTGGGTCTTGGCGTTGAAATCCTTGCAAAACGCCATGATATTGACGCCCTGCGCGCCCAGCGCGGGGCCGATGGGC
Proteins encoded in this window:
- the rplK gene encoding 50S ribosomal protein L11 yields the protein MAKKVTGIVRLQIPAGAANPAPPIGPALGAQGVNIMAFCKDFNAKTQDKGGMIIPVVITVYQDRSFTFIMKSPPASALLKKFGNLAKGSGVPNRDKVGTVTRDQVREIVKLKMQDLNASNEAAAMRMVEGTARSMGVEIVD
- a CDS encoding 50S ribosomal protein L10; the encoded protein is MRAEKESILEEVTTRLQEADFAFVMNYGGLQVAELTALRTTLAPLKSRVMVVKNTYLGKATQSLGWEDVTPYLTGPTAMVTGTGDVAEVAKMLVAFIKTHDKASVKGACLDGKRLTAGDVDALTTIPPRRVLYAMVAGTLAAPMSQLVGVFSQKVCSLLYVLKAIEDKKNNAA
- a CDS encoding 50S ribosomal protein L7/L12, whose product is MSDTNPKFDEFVTWIEGLTVLELSKLVKTLEERLGVSAAAPVAAAAAPAAAAAVVEEKTEFDVILVDAGANKIGAIKEVRTITGLGLKDAKDLVEGAPKTVKAGVTKEEAAKLKEQLEKAGAKVDVK
- the rpoB gene encoding DNA-directed RNA polymerase subunit beta, producing MVERKEFGKLKAVVLPPDLIDIQTRSYKDFLQADVPSGKRDIKGLNGIFKEVFPIDSYDGRYTLDFVKYEFSDPKVSALEALSRGVTYAAPLHATFRLKDGDEIREEDVYMGEIPLMTPDGAFIVNGAERVIVSQLHRSPGICCEKATHPNGQTLYSVRLIPDRGSWIEIQFDTNEVMWVYLDRRRRRRKFHTTTFLRALGYGTDEQLLKLFYTFKKLDVKKAAGSDTLANYCFKDDVIDMDSQAVLARRYDPVTDAVLVQMAAASFTSVDVVDISWDEGTFIRTLQVDQTHTEEDALKDIYKRLRPGDPATASNAKQLLKRLFFDPRRYDLGRVGRHKINQKLNLTDKIPADLRILDETGIDVIEAIRLLLDIHMERQTVDDIDHLGNRRIRTAGELLENQCRVGLARTERLIRERMTLFDPATGVLAPARLVNSKSLSAVVQDFFGRSQLSQFMDMTNPLSGLAHKRRLSALGPGGLSRERAGFEVRDVHSSHYGRICPIETPEGPNIGLISSLGIYAQINDFGFIESPYRVVRDGHVTDEVHYLSADKEEKFVIAQANSVLAADGRLTETKVNVRYMADFFEVAPAKVQYMDVSPMQVISIAAGLIPFLEHDDANRALMGANMMRQAVPLLRTERPYVATGLELRAATDSRVTIVAEQPGVVAYVSANEIVVTEDGRLPANRQKAAKGVQRAVLQKFRRSNAGTCFNQKPIVKVGQPVKRGDVLADGPATQDGELALGKNLRVAFMPWSGYNFEDAILLSERMVRDDVFTSIHIQDFEVGARDTKLGPEEITRDIPNVGEEALKNLGHDGVVRIGTEVRPGDILVGKITPKSETELAPEERLLRAIFGEKAADVRDTSLTVPSGTYGIVMDVRITAAAEVPRRGAPAAGQAPEGESRKELRDIEVERKRKLQQVEDNLTTALSNILLGEKIPLDVIDIDTGDIIIPCNRKITKTLLNRLAKAYSHIQIESSPVQQKISEIIEEYRPKFAEINAQSDDDFGAEMDGIVEGGVIKQVRVFIAEKKNLSVGDKLAGRHGNKGVVAKIVPDCDMPFLPDGTPVDIVLNPLGVPSRMNIGQLFETYLGCACRVLGLYAATPVFDGVKEHEIDALLKKARKEQEKTVGKQAWINTDGKSVLYDGRTGEPFDQRVVVGDIYMLKLHHLVTDKIHARATGPYSLVTQQPLGGKAQYGGQRMGEMEVWALEAYGVAYALQELLTVKSDDVAGRTRIYEAIVKGQNSLDAGMPESFSVLMHELRGLCLDMKLLGGDGAPQQELAIAAASRAANLI
- a CDS encoding 50S ribosomal protein L1; the encoded protein is MAKHGKQYRSIKEKAPTAPVTLEQAVAFIKANPAAKFDETVELALRLGVDTSKSDQTVRGTVSLPNGTGKKLRVIVFAAGAQADAARAAGADEAGYDDLIEKVKSGWTDFDVAISTTDAMKEVRKLGRVLGPRGLMPNPKTGTVTDDVGPAVTAAKGGKVEFRMDRNGNVCVLCGKRSFDADKIVGNVHAVLEALRAERPAGAKGTFFRSCTLCSTMGVGVRVDIKE